Proteins co-encoded in one Haloarcula pelagica genomic window:
- a CDS encoding DUF7287 family protein yields MIDRGRGQTMLDFAVAVGLFLLTVAFVVAFVPQVTAPYQEQAHPAVAQRVAGGVADNLLAGDAPSVLDEDCTVAFFAQSGAAGCPFDTTAPLTEQVGVGPRHRLNLSLQRNVSGDATLEVLCGNGGAVGPCGTDPLRVGPAPPADRSLTTTRRAVAVGGTDAVLEVTVW; encoded by the coding sequence ATGATCGACAGGGGGCGTGGCCAGACGATGCTCGATTTCGCCGTCGCCGTCGGGCTGTTCCTGCTGACCGTCGCGTTCGTCGTGGCGTTCGTCCCGCAGGTGACCGCGCCGTACCAGGAGCAAGCCCACCCCGCGGTCGCCCAGCGAGTCGCCGGTGGTGTCGCGGACAACCTCCTGGCGGGCGACGCACCGTCCGTCCTCGACGAGGACTGCACGGTGGCGTTTTTCGCACAGAGCGGGGCCGCCGGCTGTCCGTTCGACACGACGGCGCCGCTGACCGAGCAGGTCGGGGTCGGTCCGCGGCACCGGCTCAACCTCTCGCTCCAGCGCAACGTCTCCGGGGACGCCACGCTGGAGGTCCTCTGTGGGAACGGTGGGGCCGTCGGCCCGTGTGGCACCGATCCGCTTCGGGTCGGGCCGGCACCGCCGGCGGACCGCTCGCTCACGACGACCCGACGGGCGGTCGCGGTCGGCGGGACGGACGCGGTGCTGGAGGTGACGGTCTGGTGA
- a CDS encoding type II secretion system F family protein, whose amino-acid sequence MSLGTSEGAVAGYRRHSEQLRDLFYPLYDWLFSEDSAFVVDLDETLSAARINVAVDLYLTGTLALGVAVGVALWLCGSVATLVVVELGLVDVGTVLGVRLPNETVQSWLAALRVPLLVLFSGFGFGLLGLVSVFCTAVAYPYSLAAQRRREIDMLLSDAVSYMYALSVGGMSQLEILEAMAEAEDTYGEVAREFRTIMQETTYFDTDYRTAIRNRSVETPSDDFGQFLTDMLSIINSGGSMNDFLEDKKDLHFRTTKEEQQRTLETLELFGEMYITLSLFPLLLVIILVIMQLMGQSNAVMLFGTVYLLIPLTGVGFLVLVSTVKQDAVGSGYLEPDRGSTWVENDSATPLKLGLIRKFTGRYRVFDRIKHHQEIHETVKLLSGPHHFFRENPVYTLWVTGPVALAYLGFAILTGMVPVTWAGMVDQPVWSTVNYAYVPLFVTCLPLAVFREWNVRSRRAVLTNLSENLRKLASANATGLTLTESIRMVAETSSDRLAAEFGTIYAKSRYGMDLTDSLIVFNNKYHIPRLARTVTLVSKAYETSNEISTVLSTAAQATEAQDDIARERKSRSRMQVAVILMTFLTLLGVMAILKTQFIDVMAKLTEQTGGAASQTGFGGAIDLGELSLLFFHAVTIQAILSGLICGYIRDASVLSGVKYVVGLLSLALTVWVMVG is encoded by the coding sequence ATGAGTCTCGGGACGAGTGAGGGGGCGGTAGCCGGCTACCGACGCCACTCCGAGCAGCTCCGGGACCTGTTCTACCCCCTCTACGACTGGCTGTTCAGCGAAGACAGCGCGTTCGTCGTCGACCTGGACGAGACGCTCTCTGCGGCCCGGATCAACGTCGCTGTCGACCTGTATCTCACCGGGACGTTGGCGCTTGGGGTCGCCGTCGGGGTCGCCCTCTGGCTATGTGGCAGCGTCGCCACGCTCGTGGTCGTCGAACTCGGCCTCGTCGATGTCGGGACGGTGCTCGGGGTCCGGCTCCCGAACGAGACAGTCCAGTCCTGGCTGGCGGCGCTGCGGGTGCCGCTGCTGGTCCTGTTCAGCGGTTTCGGCTTCGGCCTCCTCGGGCTGGTGTCGGTGTTCTGTACGGCCGTGGCCTACCCCTACTCGCTGGCCGCACAGCGCCGGCGGGAGATCGACATGCTGCTCTCCGATGCCGTCTCGTACATGTACGCGCTGTCGGTCGGCGGGATGAGCCAACTGGAGATCCTGGAGGCGATGGCCGAGGCCGAGGACACCTACGGCGAGGTGGCCCGCGAGTTCCGGACCATCATGCAGGAGACGACGTACTTCGATACGGACTACCGGACCGCGATCCGGAACCGGTCGGTCGAGACGCCAAGCGACGACTTCGGGCAGTTCCTCACCGACATGCTCTCGATCATCAACAGCGGCGGGAGCATGAACGACTTCCTCGAAGACAAGAAGGACCTCCACTTCCGGACGACCAAGGAGGAACAACAGCGAACCCTGGAGACGCTGGAACTGTTCGGTGAGATGTACATCACGCTGTCGCTGTTCCCGCTGTTGCTCGTCATCATCCTGGTCATCATGCAACTGATGGGCCAGAGCAACGCGGTGATGCTGTTCGGGACGGTCTACCTGCTCATCCCGCTGACGGGCGTGGGCTTTCTCGTCCTGGTCTCGACGGTGAAACAGGACGCCGTCGGCAGCGGCTACCTCGAACCCGACCGCGGCTCGACCTGGGTCGAGAACGACTCCGCGACGCCGCTCAAACTGGGGCTGATCCGGAAGTTCACCGGGCGCTACCGCGTCTTCGATCGGATCAAACACCACCAGGAGATCCACGAGACGGTGAAGCTGCTCTCGGGGCCACACCACTTCTTCCGGGAGAACCCGGTGTACACGCTGTGGGTGACGGGGCCGGTCGCGCTGGCGTATCTCGGGTTCGCGATCCTGACCGGCATGGTCCCGGTGACCTGGGCCGGGATGGTCGACCAGCCGGTGTGGTCGACGGTCAACTACGCCTACGTCCCGCTGTTCGTGACCTGCCTCCCGCTCGCCGTGTTCCGGGAGTGGAACGTCCGCTCCCGCCGGGCGGTGTTGACGAACCTCTCGGAGAACCTGCGGAAACTCGCCAGCGCGAACGCGACCGGACTGACGCTCACCGAATCGATCCGGATGGTCGCGGAGACCTCGTCGGACCGGCTTGCGGCGGAGTTTGGCACCATCTACGCCAAGAGCCGCTACGGGATGGACCTGACCGACTCGCTGATCGTCTTCAACAACAAGTACCACATTCCCCGGCTGGCACGGACGGTCACGCTCGTCTCGAAGGCCTACGAAACCTCCAACGAGATCTCGACGGTCCTCTCGACGGCGGCACAGGCAACCGAGGCCCAGGACGACATCGCTCGCGAGCGCAAGTCCCGCTCCCGGATGCAGGTGGCGGTCATCCTGATGACGTTCCTGACGCTGCTTGGCGTGATGGCGATCCTCAAGACCCAGTTCATCGATGTCATGGCGAAGCTCACCGAACAGACCGGGGGCGCGGCCAGTCAGACCGGCTTCGGCGGCGCGATCGACCTGGGCGAACTCTCACTGCTGTTCTTCCACGCCGTGACCATCCAGGCGATCCTCTCGGGGCTGATCTGTGGGTACATCCGGGACGCGAGTGTCCTCTCGGGGGTCAAGTACGTCGTCGGGCTGTTGAGTCTCGCACTCACCGTCTGGGTGATGGTGGGATGA
- a CDS encoding DUF7119 family protein translates to MPERSDQPSTDRESPVGKPVIRGDPQFTGQHAHEAVEFDPDDPESLELAADVVGRFAQNTAGAADNVYILRGAAACAALVRGEGSYKAAAERAGDGATVSFIRKWSRVHDLPRSVRVQVAKGKIAPTAAKHIARVSGEARLLLAWAALDHDLTVRQIRTVASTVNEGASVADALAAEGYALGQMTVDIDVDAYCKLRRQAALDATDPGALASEAIESLLDGGP, encoded by the coding sequence ATGCCAGAGCGGTCCGATCAACCGTCGACAGACCGGGAGTCTCCCGTCGGGAAGCCAGTCATCCGCGGCGACCCGCAGTTCACCGGTCAACACGCCCACGAGGCCGTCGAGTTCGATCCCGACGACCCGGAGAGCCTCGAACTCGCGGCCGATGTCGTCGGGCGGTTCGCACAGAACACCGCCGGTGCCGCCGACAACGTCTACATCCTCCGTGGCGCCGCCGCCTGTGCGGCGCTTGTCCGTGGCGAGGGGTCGTACAAGGCCGCCGCCGAGCGCGCGGGCGACGGCGCGACGGTCTCGTTCATCCGGAAGTGGTCCCGGGTCCACGACCTCCCGCGGTCGGTCCGCGTCCAGGTCGCGAAAGGGAAGATCGCGCCGACGGCGGCGAAACACATCGCGCGAGTCTCCGGCGAGGCCCGCCTGCTGCTTGCCTGGGCCGCGCTCGACCACGACCTGACCGTGCGTCAGATCCGGACGGTCGCCAGCACGGTCAACGAGGGCGCGTCCGTCGCCGACGCGCTCGCCGCCGAGGGATACGCGCTCGGGCAGATGACCGTCGACATCGATGTCGACGCGTACTGCAAACTCCGGCGACAGGCCGCCCTCGACGCGACCGATCCGGGCGCCCTCGCAAGCGAGGCGATCGAGTCACTGCTCGACGGCGGACCGTAA
- a CDS encoding DUF7289 family protein has product MADRGQSEAVGFATVFGIVLLTLTVVAAGGVAGLEDVRSHQQLSNTQRSFAVLADNADAVAAGAPSRATQMRLGGGTLAIGDTVEIAVSGTAVGNASRSFSHTETYEPLVYSLGDSQVGYSSGALVRAERDGAVLFREPAFVLTNETVLLPLLSTTHTDRTAVGGSSTLVRTVRTDRELVRANRSTYDVTVSVTSPRAAAWEDWLADRTATTCSRTGSTVTCTLRTQRLFVSVDHVAVSFG; this is encoded by the coding sequence ATGGCTGACCGCGGCCAGAGCGAGGCCGTCGGCTTCGCGACGGTGTTCGGGATCGTCCTCCTGACGCTGACGGTCGTCGCGGCCGGCGGCGTGGCCGGACTGGAAGACGTTCGGTCCCACCAGCAGCTGTCGAACACGCAGCGCTCGTTCGCGGTCCTGGCGGACAACGCCGACGCCGTCGCCGCGGGCGCACCCAGTCGGGCGACACAGATGCGACTCGGCGGCGGGACGCTCGCGATCGGCGACACCGTCGAGATCGCCGTCTCGGGGACGGCCGTGGGCAACGCCAGCCGAAGCTTCAGCCACACCGAGACGTACGAGCCGCTGGTCTACAGTCTCGGGGACAGCCAGGTCGGCTACTCCAGCGGCGCGCTCGTCCGCGCCGAGCGTGACGGGGCCGTCCTCTTTCGGGAGCCGGCGTTCGTCCTGACCAACGAGACCGTGCTGTTGCCGTTGCTCTCGACGACCCACACCGACCGGACGGCGGTCGGTGGCTCGTCCACCCTTGTCCGGACCGTCCGAACCGACCGCGAACTCGTTCGGGCGAACCGGTCCACCTACGACGTGACTGTCTCGGTGACCTCGCCACGCGCCGCGGCGTGGGAAGACTGGCTGGCGGACCGTACCGCGACGACGTGCTCACGAACCGGTTCGACCGTGACCTGCACGCTCCGCACCCAGCGACTGTTCGTCTCGGTCGATCACGTCGCCGTCTCGTTCGGGTAG
- a CDS encoding DUF7261 family protein yields MARVADRGQLLLAAAFGLAIVLVALALVVNSVVYTGTLATTDGVGSDERAATRYHHGAVTGTRGLIATVNDRSHASHATLTRNLSTGVTQWDALAGKQYALEGAATNATLSATTNETRIGQDDPTRALTDRSGAANWTVAASVPAIYRQRYTVSRSSLTAVPPGTDCRATGDCFAVVVDNGTDTWRLFAATSPSGTDIAVEIVDPNGATTTCSVAASTATIDLTNGTLAGTACPALDVTAALDGPYTITHRRGDRARGSYRLVVEGIVPAGTAFDNDDAPYARPGVAAVTVRVRYRTADLTYETDTRVLRGGLDG; encoded by the coding sequence GTGGCGCGTGTAGCCGACCGCGGCCAGCTCCTCCTGGCGGCCGCGTTCGGGCTGGCGATCGTCCTCGTCGCGCTCGCGCTGGTAGTCAACTCTGTCGTCTACACGGGGACGCTGGCGACCACCGACGGGGTCGGGAGCGACGAGCGGGCGGCGACGCGGTACCACCACGGCGCAGTCACGGGGACACGCGGCCTCATCGCGACGGTGAACGACCGGTCCCACGCGTCCCACGCCACGCTCACCCGCAACCTCAGTACCGGGGTGACACAGTGGGACGCGCTGGCCGGGAAACAGTACGCGCTGGAGGGCGCGGCGACGAACGCGACCCTGTCCGCGACGACCAACGAAACCCGGATCGGACAGGACGATCCGACCCGGGCGCTGACCGACCGGAGCGGCGCGGCCAACTGGACGGTCGCCGCGTCGGTCCCGGCGATCTACCGACAGCGCTACACCGTCTCCCGGAGCAGCCTCACGGCCGTCCCTCCCGGAACCGACTGTCGGGCGACCGGGGACTGTTTCGCGGTCGTCGTCGACAACGGCACCGACACCTGGCGGCTGTTCGCCGCGACCTCGCCGAGCGGGACCGACATCGCGGTGGAGATCGTCGACCCGAACGGCGCGACGACGACCTGTTCGGTCGCCGCGTCGACGGCGACGATCGACCTCACGAACGGGACGCTCGCGGGCACCGCCTGCCCGGCGCTCGATGTCACGGCCGCGCTCGACGGTCCCTACACGATCACCCACCGCCGTGGCGACCGCGCCCGTGGAAGCTACCGTCTCGTCGTCGAAGGGATCGTCCCCGCGGGCACCGCCTTCGACAACGACGACGCGCCGTACGCCCGGCCCGGCGTCGCCGCGGTGACCGTCCGGGTCCGGTACCGGACCGCCGATCTGACGTACGAGACCGACACGCGCGTGCTCCGGGGTGGGCTCGATGGCTGA
- a CDS encoding amphi-Trp domain-containing protein: protein MPEEVLFKSERSQSRSEIATLLRTVADNLDAGESITLRAGGEEVTMDPPASPTFEVKAEREGPVDGPGELSVEFELEWDEDGGDGDSGSLEIE from the coding sequence ATGCCAGAGGAAGTGCTGTTCAAATCCGAGCGGAGCCAGTCGCGGTCGGAGATCGCCACCCTCCTGCGGACCGTCGCGGACAACCTCGACGCGGGCGAGAGCATAACGCTCCGAGCCGGCGGCGAGGAAGTGACGATGGATCCGCCGGCCAGTCCGACCTTCGAGGTCAAAGCCGAACGAGAGGGACCGGTCGACGGCCCCGGCGAACTGAGCGTCGAGTTCGAACTGGAGTGGGACGAGGACGGTGGCGACGGCGACAGCGGCTCGCTTGAAATCGAGTAG
- a CDS encoding DUF7266 family protein: protein MADRGVSTALNYVLALAVVALLVSGLFVGMSGFAEERRDGAVRTELSVVGNRLATELGTAERLALTGDARTVRVGVALPARVSGTDYAVAISRTAPEQYVLVLRAPAADVSATVRLRSRVRVRPTTVGGGDLRVVYDGATDRLEVTDG, encoded by the coding sequence ATGGCTGACCGGGGCGTCTCGACGGCGCTGAACTACGTGTTGGCGCTCGCCGTCGTCGCGCTCCTGGTCAGCGGTCTGTTCGTCGGGATGAGCGGCTTCGCCGAGGAGCGCCGCGATGGGGCCGTCCGGACGGAGCTCTCGGTGGTCGGCAACCGACTCGCGACGGAACTCGGGACGGCCGAACGGCTGGCGCTGACCGGCGACGCCCGCACCGTCCGAGTGGGCGTCGCCCTCCCCGCCCGGGTCTCCGGGACCGACTACGCCGTCGCCATCTCCCGGACCGCGCCCGAACAGTACGTGCTCGTCCTCCGCGCCCCGGCGGCCGACGTGTCGGCGACCGTCCGACTGCGGAGCCGGGTCCGAGTCCGTCCGACTACCGTCGGCGGTGGTGACCTCCGCGTCGTCTACGACGGCGCGACCGACCGCCTGGAGGTGACCGATGGCTGA
- a CDS encoding DUF7288 family protein, whose protein sequence is MTTPRAQAFTLEAVIASLIVLGGLLFTFQVAGVTALGTSTASPQVSTQLSGVATGTLDAAAANGTISPTLRYWGDAPSGFHGAAAIEGYYVAAAPPTAFGALLERRLGDRNAAYNVGIAYVDADGVIRERPLVRSGTPTDDAVRAAVTVTLYDDDPLLFANGTATDDTLGNTSFYAPDASPSSHVYNVVRVEVVAWRV, encoded by the coding sequence GTGACGACGCCGCGTGCTCAGGCGTTCACGCTGGAGGCGGTCATCGCGTCCCTGATCGTCCTCGGGGGGCTCCTGTTTACCTTTCAGGTCGCCGGCGTCACCGCGCTCGGGACGAGTACGGCCAGCCCGCAGGTCAGCACGCAGCTCTCGGGTGTCGCCACCGGAACGCTCGACGCCGCGGCCGCCAACGGGACGATATCGCCGACGCTTCGGTACTGGGGTGACGCCCCAAGCGGGTTCCACGGCGCGGCCGCTATCGAGGGCTACTACGTCGCTGCGGCGCCCCCGACGGCCTTCGGTGCGTTGCTGGAGCGCCGGCTCGGCGACCGGAACGCCGCGTACAACGTCGGGATCGCCTACGTCGACGCCGACGGGGTGATCCGGGAACGCCCGCTGGTCCGGTCGGGGACACCGACCGACGACGCCGTCCGAGCCGCGGTGACGGTCACGCTCTACGACGACGACCCGCTCCTGTTTGCCAACGGGACGGCGACCGACGACACGCTCGGGAACACGTCGTTCTACGCGCCCGACGCTTCGCCGTCGAGTCACGTCTACAACGTCGTCCGCGTGGAGGTGGTCGCGTGGCGCGTGTAG